The following are encoded together in the Planococcus antarcticus DSM 14505 genome:
- a CDS encoding aldo/keto reductase, with protein MPRFGLGVYKMTDKEEAVKAMINAIGEGYKAIDTATIYDNEAEVGEAVRNSVVKREDLFITSKVWNTDQGYDETLRAFEASLKRLGFDYLDLYLTHWAIEGKYVDTYRAIQRLYDEKLICSIGVSNHQEHHLEKILATANTKPMVNQIELHPQLTQVPLRNYCDANDIAITSWSPLARGRLLEDSVLSKIAEQHHKSIAQVIIRWHLQHDLMVIPKSVTPSRIKKNAQVFDFALTQEEMVMIDGLNQDWRSGTHPDDIKV; from the coding sequence ATGCCACGATTTGGCCTCGGCGTATACAAAATGACCGATAAAGAAGAAGCAGTAAAAGCGATGATTAACGCGATTGGAGAGGGCTATAAAGCAATCGATACTGCGACCATTTACGACAATGAAGCGGAAGTAGGCGAGGCGGTGCGGAATTCAGTCGTAAAACGCGAAGACTTGTTCATCACCTCGAAAGTCTGGAACACAGACCAAGGCTACGATGAAACCTTACGCGCATTCGAGGCTTCCTTAAAACGTCTTGGCTTTGATTATTTGGACCTATATTTGACGCATTGGGCAATTGAAGGGAAATACGTGGATACGTACCGCGCCATCCAGCGCCTTTACGATGAAAAGCTGATTTGTTCAATTGGAGTTTCCAATCACCAAGAACATCATTTGGAGAAAATCTTGGCAACTGCCAATACAAAGCCGATGGTCAATCAAATTGAGTTGCATCCGCAACTGACACAGGTCCCGCTAAGAAACTACTGTGATGCGAATGACATTGCAATAACGTCTTGGTCTCCGTTAGCGAGAGGTCGTCTATTAGAAGACTCTGTGTTGTCAAAAATCGCTGAACAGCATCATAAGTCGATTGCACAAGTCATTATCCGCTGGCACCTGCAACATGATTTAATGGTGATTCCGAAATCAGTAACACCATCGCGCATCAAAAAAAACGCGCAAGTATTCGATTTCGCGTTGACTCAAGAAGAGATGGTTATGATCGATGGGCTAAACCAAGATTGGCGCAGCGGAACACATCCAGATGACATAAAAGTTTAA